A region of Brevundimonas sp. NIBR10 DNA encodes the following proteins:
- a CDS encoding GNAT family N-acetyltransferase produces MSLSHRLAQIEDLEALHALMGRAIDRLQDAFLSPEQVRASRQVMGQDSQLVKDQTYFLIEDGDRIVGCGGWSWRATLFGGDDSIVAREPAPLDPATDAAKIRAMYVDPDFARRGIGSRILTLCEGAARDAGFGRVEMMATLAGVPLYRACGYVEIEKIEAKSSEGVTIPLIRMGKIFRDTVV; encoded by the coding sequence ATGAGCCTTTCACACCGCCTGGCCCAGATCGAGGACCTGGAGGCACTGCACGCGCTGATGGGGCGGGCGATCGACCGTTTGCAGGACGCGTTCCTGTCGCCCGAACAGGTGCGGGCCAGCCGTCAGGTCATGGGACAGGATAGCCAGCTGGTGAAGGACCAGACCTATTTCCTGATCGAGGACGGCGACCGCATCGTGGGGTGCGGGGGCTGGAGCTGGCGGGCCACATTGTTCGGCGGGGACGACAGCATCGTGGCGCGCGAGCCGGCGCCGCTCGATCCCGCGACCGACGCGGCCAAGATCAGGGCCATGTACGTCGACCCGGATTTCGCCCGGCGCGGCATCGGTTCGAGAATCCTGACCCTGTGCGAGGGTGCCGCGCGGGATGCGGGATTCGGTCGGGTCGAGATGATGGCCACCCTGGCGGGCGTGCCGCTTTACCGGGCTTGCGGCTATGTCGAGATCGAGAAGATCGAGGCAAAATCTTCGGAGGGGGTGACGATCCCACTGATCCGAATGGGAAAAATATTTCGTGATACAGTTGTTTGA
- a CDS encoding replicative DNA helicase, translating to MNAFTSFSADSVAIPSLPHNLEAEQALLGALMFDNAIFERLSDRLRGAHFYEPFHQRLYDAIEDHIRQGMLAEPTILMERFKQDPAFAEFGGLRYLADLMDRAPPGANAPDYARVVYDLALRRDLIRIGGEIIKDAPDPETPAIDQIEQAELTLYSLAESGAPSSGFVSFSTALAGAVQMAGEAYQRDGKLAGLATHLDDLDSKLGGMHPSDLLILAGRPSMGKTALATNIAFNVARNYRWEPTPDGRKTVSGGVVAFFSLEMSAEQLAMRILADASGVSSDRLRKGEIDASDFGKVRDAAIEIGESPLYIDATGGLAISKLAARARRLKRMEQGLDLIIVDYLQLITVGEGNAQKNRVQEVSEITGGLKALAKELNVPIIALSQLSRQVENREDKRPQLSDLRESGSIEQDADCVMFVYRESYYLGRTEPREGTEEHLKWQQDMDLLEHQAEVVIGKQRHGPIGIVKLSFDADTTRFGNLARSGYGNFSDIPE from the coding sequence ATGAACGCCTTCACCTCCTTTTCCGCCGATTCCGTCGCCATCCCGTCCCTGCCTCACAACCTCGAGGCCGAGCAGGCGCTGCTGGGCGCCCTGATGTTCGACAACGCCATCTTCGAGCGGCTGAGCGACCGGCTGCGCGGCGCCCATTTCTACGAGCCCTTCCACCAGCGGCTGTACGACGCCATCGAGGACCACATCCGCCAGGGGATGCTGGCCGAGCCGACCATCCTGATGGAGCGGTTCAAGCAGGATCCGGCCTTCGCCGAGTTCGGCGGCCTGCGTTACCTCGCCGACCTGATGGACCGCGCCCCGCCCGGCGCCAACGCCCCCGACTATGCCCGCGTCGTCTATGACCTGGCCCTGCGCCGCGACCTGATCCGTATCGGCGGCGAGATCATCAAGGACGCCCCCGACCCCGAAACGCCCGCAATCGACCAGATCGAACAGGCCGAGCTGACCCTGTATTCCCTGGCCGAATCCGGTGCCCCCTCCTCCGGCTTCGTCAGCTTCTCGACGGCGCTGGCCGGCGCGGTCCAGATGGCGGGCGAGGCCTATCAGCGCGACGGCAAACTGGCCGGTCTCGCCACCCACCTCGACGACCTCGACTCCAAGCTCGGCGGCATGCACCCGTCCGACCTGCTGATTCTGGCCGGAAGACCCTCGATGGGGAAGACGGCGCTGGCCACCAACATCGCCTTCAACGTCGCCCGCAACTACCGCTGGGAACCGACGCCGGACGGGCGAAAGACCGTCTCGGGCGGCGTCGTCGCCTTCTTCTCGCTGGAAATGAGCGCCGAACAGCTGGCCATGCGGATCCTGGCCGATGCGTCGGGCGTCTCCTCCGACCGCCTGCGCAAGGGCGAGATCGACGCCAGCGACTTCGGCAAGGTCCGCGACGCCGCCATCGAGATCGGCGAGAGCCCGCTCTACATCGACGCCACCGGCGGCCTGGCCATCTCCAAGCTTGCCGCCCGTGCCCGCCGCCTGAAGAGGATGGAACAGGGCCTCGACCTGATCATCGTCGACTACCTGCAGCTCATCACCGTCGGCGAGGGCAATGCCCAGAAGAACCGGGTGCAGGAGGTCTCCGAGATCACCGGCGGCCTCAAGGCCCTGGCCAAGGAGCTGAACGTCCCCATCATCGCCCTGTCCCAGCTGTCGCGTCAGGTCGAGAACCGTGAGGACAAGCGCCCCCAACTGTCCGACCTGCGCGAATCCGGCTCGATCGAGCAGGACGCCGACTGCGTGATGTTCGTCTATCGCGAAAGCTACTATCTGGGCCGCACCGAACCGCGCGAGGGCACCGAGGAACACCTCAAATGGCAGCAGGACATGGATCTGCTTGAGCATCAGGCCGAGGTCGTCATCGGCAAGCAGCGCCACGGCCCCATCGGCATCGTTAAATTGTCGTTCGACGCCGACACCACCCGCTTCGGCAACCTGGCCCGCAGCGGCTACGGCAACTTCAGCGACATTCCTGAATAG
- a CDS encoding lytic murein transglycosylase: MRFRYRLLIILSVGACAPMLPPPPEVSVGTATGPIAPVQERPYLADGPAAPDASGFEAWKQGFLARHGGARREAYERELAGLTPDPEVVRLDGNQPEFSRPAGAYVQNAASAARIAEARRRIGAVPSSVPQRYGVPAEILVAIWGNESSFGQVQGNKDVIRSLATLAYDGRRRDWAEGQLRDALNIVVDGRRARSGLLGSWAGAMGQTQFMPDNFLRLGVDQTGDGQVDIWNSDADALASAANLLAEAGWRRGQTWGYEVALPASFDYEQADGPTHPWRWWAARGVTLARGGAPNSAEALEDAAILLPQGAAGPAFLALPNHYVIRRYNNSVSYALAIGLTADGVDGKPGLVAAWPNDPPLSLNQRIGAQRALSAMGYDTGGVDGVVGANTRAALKRWQAANGRIADGYLTASLADELGRM, encoded by the coding sequence ATGCGTTTCCGTTATCGTCTCCTCATCATCCTGTCGGTCGGGGCCTGCGCCCCGATGTTGCCGCCGCCGCCCGAGGTCTCGGTCGGCACGGCGACGGGACCGATCGCGCCGGTTCAGGAGCGCCCCTATCTGGCCGACGGCCCCGCAGCACCCGACGCCTCCGGCTTCGAGGCCTGGAAACAGGGCTTCCTCGCCCGCCACGGCGGCGCCCGTCGCGAGGCCTATGAGCGTGAACTGGCCGGACTGACCCCCGATCCTGAAGTGGTCCGTCTCGACGGCAACCAGCCCGAGTTCAGCCGCCCCGCCGGGGCCTATGTCCAGAACGCCGCCTCCGCCGCCCGCATCGCCGAGGCCCGCCGCCGCATCGGTGCCGTGCCCTCCAGCGTGCCCCAACGGTACGGCGTCCCGGCCGAGATCCTCGTCGCCATCTGGGGCAATGAATCCAGCTTCGGCCAGGTCCAAGGCAACAAGGACGTGATCCGCTCCCTGGCCACCTTGGCCTATGACGGACGCCGCCGCGACTGGGCCGAGGGCCAGCTAAGGGACGCGCTCAACATCGTCGTCGACGGCCGCCGCGCCCGATCGGGCCTGCTGGGCAGCTGGGCCGGGGCCATGGGCCAGACCCAGTTCATGCCCGATAACTTCCTGCGTCTGGGCGTCGATCAGACGGGCGACGGCCAGGTCGACATCTGGAACTCCGACGCCGACGCCCTGGCCTCCGCCGCCAACCTGCTGGCCGAGGCCGGCTGGCGGCGCGGCCAGACCTGGGGCTATGAGGTCGCCCTGCCCGCCTCGTTCGACTACGAACAGGCCGACGGCCCGACCCACCCCTGGCGCTGGTGGGCGGCGCGCGGCGTGACCCTGGCCCGGGGCGGTGCACCCAACTCGGCCGAAGCTCTGGAAGACGCCGCCATCCTGTTGCCGCAAGGTGCGGCCGGCCCCGCCTTCCTGGCCCTGCCCAACCACTACGTGATCCGGCGCTACAACAACTCGGTCTCCTATGCCCTCGCCATCGGCCTGACGGCGGACGGGGTGGACGGCAAGCCCGGCCTCGTCGCCGCCTGGCCCAACGACCCTCCCCTGTCGCTCAACCAGCGGATCGGGGCCCAGCGCGCGCTCAGTGCCATGGGCTATGACACCGGCGGCGTCGACGGCGTCGTCGGCGCCAACACCCGCGCCGCCCTCAAGCGCTGGCAGGCCGCCAACGGCCGCATCGCCGACGGCTATCTGACCGCCTCCCTCGCTGACGAACTGGGCCGGATGTGA
- a CDS encoding SPFH domain-containing protein gives MATAALLLLVLAGGSCAVVSCSVTVESGEAGIKTTKFGPNPGVQPTELRPGWHWEGLGEKIIKYPTRQRVYSYTREGNADGQENEEIGFADQTGLPMTADVNMTVKVSDNKAADLYAKYRLNFDDLLDNPIRNDVRSFIAQEAEKVPVSCNLQAQQPVVEGATQPTAAPCTGSLMGAGRQAVIQRAYANLQRKWAAEGVEISNLQWVGTIRYPESITTAIQARTATEQRTLAAQQKEAEARANANALIETARGEAESIRLRGDALRANPQLIDQIYAQRSQGLCPPRASTCIIGQTPTTMIPATGQQAE, from the coding sequence GTGGCCACGGCCGCCCTGTTGCTGCTGGTCCTCGCCGGCGGCAGCTGTGCCGTCGTCTCGTGCAGCGTCACGGTCGAGAGCGGCGAGGCCGGCATCAAGACCACCAAGTTCGGCCCCAACCCCGGCGTCCAGCCCACCGAACTGCGCCCCGGCTGGCACTGGGAAGGCCTCGGCGAAAAGATCATCAAATACCCGACCCGCCAGCGTGTCTATTCCTACACCCGCGAAGGCAATGCCGACGGTCAGGAGAACGAGGAGATCGGTTTCGCCGACCAGACCGGCCTGCCCATGACCGCCGACGTCAACATGACGGTCAAGGTTTCGGACAACAAGGCGGCGGATCTGTACGCCAAATACCGTCTGAATTTCGACGACCTGCTCGACAATCCGATCCGCAACGATGTCCGCTCCTTCATCGCCCAGGAGGCGGAAAAGGTGCCGGTGTCCTGTAACCTTCAGGCCCAGCAACCCGTGGTCGAGGGCGCGACCCAGCCCACCGCAGCCCCCTGCACCGGCAGCCTGATGGGCGCGGGTCGTCAGGCCGTGATCCAGCGCGCCTATGCCAACCTGCAGCGCAAATGGGCGGCCGAGGGCGTGGAGATCTCCAACCTTCAATGGGTCGGCACCATCCGCTATCCCGAGAGCATCACCACCGCCATCCAGGCCCGCACCGCCACCGAACAGCGCACCCTCGCCGCCCAGCAGAAGGAGGCCGAAGCCCGTGCCAACGCCAACGCCCTGATCGAGACCGCGCGTGGCGAGGCCGAATCCATCCGCCTGCGCGGCGACGCCCTTCGCGCCAACCCCCAGCTGATCGACCAGATCTACGCCCAGCGCTCGCAAGGCCTCTGCCCGCCCCGCGCCTCCACCTGCATCATCGGCCAGACCCCGACGACGATGATCCCGGCGACAGGTCAGCAGGCGGAGTAG
- the cysS gene encoding cysteine--tRNA ligase, giving the protein MTLSLYDTLHREKRVFSPRDPSRVTLYVCGPTVYDYAHIGNARPPVVFDVLVRLLRREYGADSVIYARNVTDVDDKINAKAAREGVPIGEVTARYEAAYLADMGLLNVSAPDLAPHVTDHIEAIVAQIAAIVDQGCGYVAEGHVLFDVSSYPAYGALSGRNLDDMIAGARVEVAPYKRNAHDFVLWKPSKEGEPSWPSPWGEGRPGWHIECSAMIEAELGLPIDIHGGGIDLVFPHHENEIAQGVCAHGHAHAATAPAEYSRYWMHNGFLTVDAEKMSKSIGNVLLLHDLVQAMPGEVVRWALLSAHYRQPLDWNQSLLDQSRKNLDRLYGALRRAEGVEALGDMPSPEFLEAIEDDLNTPGAMSKLFALSSEIERAMTAGDTRAVGIAKAELIASGAILGVLQSTPDQWFEGGADDTLKTEVEALLAERIEARAAKNWAEADRIRDRLTALNVVVMDGPTGATWRLKE; this is encoded by the coding sequence ATGACGCTGTCCCTGTACGACACCCTGCACCGCGAGAAGCGTGTCTTTTCGCCGCGCGATCCCAGCCGGGTGACGCTCTATGTCTGCGGGCCGACGGTCTATGACTATGCGCACATCGGCAATGCGAGGCCGCCGGTGGTGTTCGACGTGCTGGTGAGGCTGCTGCGGCGCGAGTACGGGGCCGACAGCGTGATCTATGCCCGCAACGTCACCGACGTGGACGACAAGATCAACGCCAAGGCGGCCAGGGAAGGTGTGCCGATCGGTGAGGTGACGGCCCGGTATGAGGCCGCCTATCTGGCCGACATGGGGTTGCTGAACGTCTCGGCCCCGGACCTGGCCCCCCACGTCACCGACCATATCGAGGCCATCGTGGCCCAGATCGCGGCGATCGTGGACCAGGGCTGCGGCTATGTGGCCGAGGGCCATGTGCTGTTCGACGTCTCCTCCTATCCGGCTTACGGCGCGCTGTCGGGGCGGAACCTGGACGACATGATCGCCGGGGCGCGGGTCGAGGTCGCGCCGTACAAGCGCAATGCCCACGACTTCGTGCTGTGGAAGCCGTCCAAGGAGGGCGAGCCGTCCTGGCCGTCGCCGTGGGGCGAGGGGCGGCCTGGCTGGCACATCGAATGCTCGGCCATGATCGAGGCCGAGCTGGGCCTGCCGATCGACATCCACGGCGGCGGCATCGACCTGGTCTTTCCGCACCACGAGAACGAGATCGCCCAAGGGGTCTGCGCCCACGGCCATGCCCATGCGGCGACGGCGCCGGCGGAGTACAGCCGCTACTGGATGCACAACGGTTTCCTGACCGTCGATGCGGAGAAGATGTCCAAGTCGATCGGCAACGTCCTGCTGCTGCATGACCTGGTCCAGGCCATGCCGGGCGAGGTTGTGCGGTGGGCGCTGCTGAGCGCGCATTACCGCCAGCCGCTGGACTGGAACCAGTCGCTGCTGGACCAGTCGCGCAAGAATCTGGATCGGCTGTATGGGGCCCTGCGTCGCGCAGAGGGGGTCGAGGCGCTTGGCGACATGCCGTCGCCCGAGTTCCTGGAAGCGATCGAGGACGACCTGAACACGCCGGGCGCCATGTCCAAGCTGTTCGCCCTGTCCAGCGAGATCGAGCGGGCCATGACGGCGGGCGACACACGGGCCGTCGGCATCGCCAAGGCCGAGCTGATCGCGTCGGGGGCCATCCTGGGCGTGCTGCAGTCGACACCGGACCAGTGGTTCGAAGGCGGGGCCGACGACACGCTGAAGACCGAGGTCGAGGCCCTGCTGGCCGAACGGATCGAGGCCCGGGCAGCCAAGAACTGGGCCGAGGCGGATCGCATCCGGGACCGGCTGACGGCGCTGAACGTGGTGGTCATGGACGGGCCGACCGGGGCGACCTGGCGGTTGAAGGAGTGA
- the folE gene encoding GTP cyclohydrolase I FolE, translating to MSASPVPVVSKPVLVTTRPSREQALEAVRTLIAWAGDDPSRPGLIDTPKRVVDAYGEWFDGYDADAGKELSRTFEDVQGYDDMVLLRDIEVESHCEHHMAPFLGKAYVAYIPTEKVVGISKLARVVEIFARRLQNQETLTQDIADAIEAHLSPAGVAVLIDAEHQCMTTRGVHHRHVSTITTRFTGAFKSDPALTDRFLKLAKG from the coding sequence ATGAGTGCTTCACCCGTTCCGGTCGTCAGCAAGCCCGTCCTCGTGACGACGCGCCCCAGCCGTGAGCAGGCGCTGGAGGCCGTGCGCACCCTGATCGCCTGGGCCGGCGACGATCCTTCGCGGCCCGGCCTGATCGACACGCCCAAGCGCGTGGTGGACGCCTATGGCGAGTGGTTCGACGGCTATGACGCCGACGCGGGCAAGGAGTTGTCGCGCACCTTCGAGGACGTTCAGGGCTATGACGACATGGTGTTGCTGCGCGACATCGAGGTCGAGAGCCACTGCGAACATCACATGGCCCCCTTCCTGGGCAAGGCCTATGTCGCCTACATCCCGACTGAAAAGGTCGTCGGCATTTCCAAACTGGCCCGCGTCGTCGAGATCTTTGCGCGCCGCCTCCAGAATCAGGAAACCCTGACCCAGGACATCGCCGACGCCATCGAGGCGCACCTGAGCCCCGCCGGGGTCGCGGTCCTGATCGATGCCGAGCACCAGTGCATGACCACGCGCGGCGTTCATCACCGCCACGTCTCGACCATCACCACCCGCTTCACCGGTGCCTTCAAGTCCGATCCGGCATTGACCGACCGTTTCCTGAAACTGGCGAAGGGCTGA
- a CDS encoding biopolymer transporter ExbD, producing MAGRLSGPGASGGKTIEQNSDINVTPFVDIMLVLLIIFMVSAPLATVSIKLDLPPATPPPITPEKPKDPVYVTIQDTGSIFLADRQTTIETLAVDACAALGDPTGQGCKEERLFVRAQPEVKYSQFMEVMNTLQTNGFYKVGLLNEDIT from the coding sequence ATGGCCGGTAGACTTTCAGGCCCCGGCGCGTCCGGCGGCAAGACCATCGAACAGAACTCGGACATCAACGTCACGCCGTTCGTCGATATCATGCTGGTTCTGCTCATCATCTTCATGGTGTCGGCACCGCTGGCCACCGTGTCGATCAAGCTGGACCTGCCGCCCGCAACGCCGCCCCCCATCACCCCTGAGAAGCCCAAGGATCCGGTCTATGTGACCATCCAGGACACCGGCTCGATCTTCCTGGCCGACCGCCAGACCACGATCGAAACCCTGGCCGTCGACGCCTGCGCCGCCCTCGGCGATCCCACCGGCCAGGGCTGCAAGGAAGAACGCCTGTTCGTCCGCGCCCAGCCCGAAGTGAAATACAGCCAGTTCATGGAAGTCATGAACACGCTTCAGACCAACGGCTTCTACAAGGTCGGTCTGCTGAACGAAGACATCACCTGA
- a CDS encoding SPFH domain-containing protein produces MFDTAGLIFAFAVLAIAVWFLRAMIGDRRTIRISPWERGVVSVDGVFDRLLEPGRHTIWGSRRSVTIAPLSMALQYIQVGPVEVVTADRLPARLTATVAYRLHDAEMAIREPVWSPVTQVANTALVRLASAHSMDALLGRAEELDQMLTAGVPDTVGAARIESIALSAVILPPELRRLMSEVERARLEGLAALERARGEQAALRSLANAARLLKDNPELAHLRLLQTAGAARNTTIVIGDRPEGRRPS; encoded by the coding sequence GTGTTCGATACCGCCGGTCTGATTTTCGCCTTCGCCGTCCTGGCCATAGCCGTCTGGTTCCTCCGAGCCATGATCGGGGACCGGCGCACGATTCGGATCAGCCCGTGGGAGCGTGGCGTGGTCAGCGTCGACGGCGTCTTTGACCGCCTGCTCGAGCCCGGCCGACACACGATCTGGGGATCGCGCCGAAGCGTCACGATCGCGCCCCTGTCGATGGCGCTTCAGTACATCCAGGTCGGACCGGTCGAAGTCGTGACCGCCGACCGGCTTCCGGCGCGGCTGACCGCGACCGTGGCCTATCGGCTGCACGACGCAGAAATGGCCATCCGCGAGCCCGTGTGGAGCCCGGTGACCCAGGTGGCCAACACCGCCCTCGTCCGTCTGGCCTCGGCCCATTCGATGGACGCGCTTCTCGGACGCGCCGAAGAGCTGGACCAGATGCTGACCGCCGGGGTGCCGGACACCGTCGGCGCGGCCCGCATCGAATCGATCGCCCTGAGCGCCGTCATCCTGCCGCCGGAACTGCGTCGGTTGATGTCGGAGGTCGAGCGGGCCCGCCTGGAGGGCCTCGCCGCGCTGGAGCGGGCCCGGGGCGAGCAGGCGGCGCTGCGCTCCCTGGCCAATGCCGCCCGGCTGCTGAAGGACAACCCGGAACTGGCCCATCTGCGGCTGCTTCAGACCGCAGGGGCCGCTCGAAACACCACCATCGTCATCGGCGACCGTCCCGAGGGTCGCCGGCCGTCATGA
- a CDS encoding MmcQ/YjbR family DNA-binding protein, whose amino-acid sequence MTRDDVEALILALPGTERGSAYGMPAFRTAGKFLTRIRDEDDCVVVHLDSLDERDLLIEMDPETFFFTDHYRNHAMVLARLASVDPAWLGIMMARRWRKVAPRTLQKQHPTLPGEVPGA is encoded by the coding sequence ATGACCCGCGACGACGTCGAGGCCCTGATCCTGGCCCTGCCCGGGACCGAGCGCGGCTCGGCCTACGGCATGCCGGCTTTCCGGACGGCGGGAAAGTTCCTGACCCGTATCCGCGACGAGGACGACTGCGTGGTCGTGCATCTGGACAGCCTGGACGAGCGCGACCTGCTGATCGAGATGGACCCGGAGACCTTCTTCTTCACCGACCACTATCGCAACCACGCCATGGTGCTGGCCCGCCTCGCGAGCGTCGATCCGGCCTGGCTGGGGATCATGATGGCGCGGCGCTGGCGCAAGGTCGCGCCGAGGACCCTGCAAAAACAGCATCCGACCCTTCCGGGCGAGGTCCCCGGCGCCTAA
- a CDS encoding aldo/keto reductase, with protein MSAQPTIVVDGLSIPLLGFGTWMLEPEDARRMVAEALRIGYRHIDTAWIYHNEAAVGDGIRDAIEAGHVTRDNLWLTTKIWVKHFHHDALLAQARESIANLGFTPDLLLLHWPKAEPTFAETLGALNEARDQGLTRSIGLSNFPSAEFKQAQGLSKAKLVTNQVEYHPYLANGPLLATARDLGSSITAWSPLAQGKIADDPVINAIGKTHGKSAGQVTLRWLIQQDVIAIPRTTKVSRAEESFDIFDFTLSDDEMARIHALARPDGRLGDWLDPAFKWDEAA; from the coding sequence ATGTCCGCCCAGCCCACCATCGTCGTCGACGGCCTGTCCATCCCGCTCCTGGGTTTCGGCACCTGGATGCTTGAGCCCGAAGACGCCCGCCGGATGGTCGCGGAGGCCCTGCGCATCGGCTATCGCCACATCGACACGGCCTGGATCTATCACAACGAGGCGGCGGTCGGAGACGGCATTCGCGACGCGATCGAGGCCGGCCACGTCACCCGCGACAACCTCTGGCTGACCACCAAGATCTGGGTGAAGCATTTCCACCACGACGCACTTCTTGCCCAGGCGCGCGAGTCCATCGCCAACCTGGGGTTCACGCCCGACCTGCTGTTGCTGCACTGGCCCAAGGCCGAACCGACCTTCGCCGAGACCCTGGGCGCGCTCAATGAGGCTAGGGATCAGGGCCTGACCCGTTCGATCGGCCTGTCGAACTTCCCGTCCGCCGAGTTCAAGCAGGCGCAAGGCCTGTCGAAGGCCAAACTGGTCACCAACCAGGTCGAATATCACCCCTATCTCGCCAATGGCCCGCTGCTGGCGACCGCCCGCGACCTCGGCTCGTCGATCACCGCCTGGTCACCCCTTGCCCAGGGCAAGATCGCCGACGATCCCGTCATCAACGCTATCGGCAAGACCCACGGCAAGTCGGCCGGCCAGGTCACCCTGCGCTGGCTGATCCAGCAGGACGTCATCGCCATCCCCCGCACCACCAAGGTCAGCCGCGCCGAGGAAAGCTTCGACATCTTCGACTTCACCCTGTCTGACGATGAGATGGCCCGCATCCACGCCCTGGCCCGCCCGGACGGCCGCCTCGGCGACTGGCTGGACCCGGCGTTCAAATGGGACGAAGCTGCCTGA
- a CDS encoding helix-turn-helix transcriptional regulator — protein sequence MGQVLGFPTVDPDDVRIGARLRRWRTQRHVDLDALAEAIHLSPEDVRLIEAGRRHLTTAQLGAATQVLHLPLWALVSDTPAY from the coding sequence ATGGGTCAGGTACTCGGCTTTCCAACGGTTGATCCCGACGATGTCCGGATCGGCGCCCGTCTGCGACGCTGGCGCACCCAGCGCCACGTCGATCTGGACGCCCTGGCCGAGGCGATCCACCTGTCGCCCGAAGATGTCCGGCTGATCGAGGCCGGACGCCGTCATCTGACCACCGCCCAGCTGGGGGCCGCGACCCAGGTGCTGCACCTGCCGCTCTGGGCGCTGGTGTCCGACACCCCGGCCTATTGA
- a CDS encoding Pr6Pr family membrane protein — MSRSRAALIWRGAFAVVGWAALGLQYGLMISAPPAAALITRTVNFFSFFTILTNLLVALAMTLPVIAAGSRPGRWAASEGIRAGVTMYAVVVGLVYHFLLHATWSPQGWSWVANIALHYVMPAAILIDWLIFTPNGRLRWVDAGRWLAFPLAYGAWTLLHGAISCWYPYWFIDVGRLGLGPALLNFGGLLVFFAIVGLIVVAIERTLGRRDRTAAAA, encoded by the coding sequence ATGAGCCGATCGCGGGCCGCCCTGATCTGGCGTGGAGCCTTCGCCGTCGTCGGCTGGGCTGCCCTGGGGCTTCAGTATGGGCTGATGATCTCGGCACCACCGGCCGCCGCCCTGATCACGCGGACGGTGAATTTCTTCAGCTTCTTCACCATCCTGACCAACCTGCTGGTTGCCCTCGCCATGACCCTGCCGGTGATCGCCGCCGGCAGCCGTCCCGGGCGCTGGGCCGCATCCGAGGGTATTCGCGCCGGGGTCACCATGTACGCCGTGGTCGTGGGGCTGGTGTACCATTTCCTGCTTCACGCCACCTGGAGCCCGCAAGGCTGGTCCTGGGTCGCCAACATCGCCCTGCACTATGTCATGCCGGCCGCCATCCTGATCGACTGGCTGATCTTCACACCCAACGGCCGTCTGCGATGGGTGGATGCCGGCCGGTGGCTGGCCTTCCCCCTCGCCTATGGTGCCTGGACCCTGCTGCACGGCGCGATCAGCTGCTGGTATCCCTACTGGTTCATCGACGTGGGCCGGCTCGGTCTTGGCCCCGCCTTGCTGAACTTCGGCGGCCTGCTGGTCTTCTTCGCCATCGTGGGCCTGATCGTCGTGGCGATCGAGCGCACCCTCGGACGGCGTGACAGGACGGCCGCAGCCGCCTAA